One window of Desulfarculus baarsii DSM 2075 genomic DNA carries:
- a CDS encoding efflux RND transporter periplasmic adaptor subunit — protein sequence MISPKNLKRIGVIGGAIALAALIGHSGGLFNFSRIAPGQEPSPPGEMVRPVRTITAQKTQWPECFEAVGAVRPRTETKVEAQISGKVLKVEARPGAMVQQGQLLVLLDAQQYDARLGQARQDLNAARAAAVLARAEHGRLERLFQRGAAPKRDLDRAVENLARAQAMVQRAEDQVEEARLAQSYASVKAPDTGRITERLIEPGDIALPGRTLFLLETGGAPRLEALVREGLMGRVRLGQELEVVIPALDKAVLGRVEEIVPAVDPRTRTFLVKVVLPPTQGLYSGMFGRLRIPVGQRPVVTVESAAIGRVGQLEMVRVKDGDNWRGVYVTTGRARDGQIEVLSGLAGGETLAVEGDRP from the coding sequence ATGATCAGCCCCAAAAACCTCAAACGCATCGGCGTCATCGGCGGGGCCATCGCGCTGGCGGCGCTGATCGGCCACAGCGGCGGCCTGTTCAATTTTTCGCGCATCGCCCCGGGCCAGGAGCCGTCGCCGCCCGGCGAAATGGTCCGGCCGGTCAGAACCATCACCGCCCAGAAAACACAGTGGCCCGAATGCTTCGAGGCCGTGGGCGCCGTGCGGCCGCGCACCGAAACCAAGGTCGAGGCCCAGATCAGCGGCAAGGTGCTCAAGGTCGAGGCCCGGCCGGGGGCCATGGTTCAACAAGGCCAGCTTTTGGTGCTTTTGGACGCCCAGCAATACGACGCCCGCCTGGGCCAGGCCCGGCAAGACCTGAACGCGGCCAGGGCCGCGGCGGTGCTGGCCCGCGCCGAGCACGGCCGCCTGGAGCGCCTGTTTCAACGCGGCGCGGCCCCCAAGCGCGATCTGGACCGGGCCGTGGAAAACCTGGCCCGGGCCCAGGCCATGGTCCAGCGCGCCGAGGATCAGGTGGAGGAGGCCCGCCTGGCCCAGAGCTACGCCAGCGTCAAGGCCCCGGACACCGGCCGCATCACCGAGCGGCTGATCGAGCCCGGCGACATCGCCCTGCCCGGCCGCACGCTGTTTTTGCTGGAGACCGGCGGAGCCCCGCGCCTGGAGGCCCTGGTGCGCGAAGGCCTGATGGGCCGGGTGCGCCTGGGCCAAGAGCTGGAAGTGGTTATCCCGGCCTTGGATAAAGCCGTCTTGGGCCGAGTGGAGGAGATCGTCCCGGCGGTGGACCCGCGCACGCGCACGTTTCTGGTCAAGGTGGTGCTGCCGCCGACCCAGGGCCTTTATTCGGGCATGTTCGGCCGGTTGCGCATCCCGGTGGGCCAGCGGCCGGTGGTGACGGTGGAGAGCGCGGCCATTGGCCGGGTGGGCCAGTTGGAGATGGTCCGCGTCAAGGACGGCGACAATTGGCGCGGAGTTTACGTGACCACGGGCCGGGCCAGGGACGGCCAGATCGAGGTGCTCTCGGGCCTGGCTGGCGGCGAGACCCTGGCCGTGGAAGGCGACCGGCCATGA
- a CDS encoding TIGR03960 family B12-binding radical SAM protein: MQRDQIISAVEKPGRYTGGEAFSVIKDHGQVKLTMALAFPEVYEIAMSHQGLKVLYDQLAGRPDVAAERVFCPWTDLMDLLEQTGQAPWSLESGAALGSFDVIGFSLQYELTYANLLHMLRLAGVPLRRDRRGPEHPLVIAGGPCAVNPEPLADFLDIVAVGDGERLIHQICDLVIAAKEQSWPRQELYRRAAAIEGLYVPALYEPIYQDGRLVTVRAVDAAAPARVKRRIEPDLGAFAPPQRPVLPAVKPVHDRLGVEIARGCTRGCRFCQAGFIYRPVRERPLGQALNAALEGLACTGMEELALLSLSAGDYSAIEPLARALMDACEPLKVSLSLPSLRVDSLSQELIAQIKRVRKTGFTLAPEAGSEHMRRRINKDLTEEQILDTARLVYGLGWNLIKLYFMIGLPGESDSDVEAIGQLARQVAQQALAAGRGRGKKPLVHASIGIFVPKPHTPFQWEGQLDLAQAEQRLRLAKASLGDSRLRAKWNDARLSVLEGVLARGDRRLSRVLELVVAAGCRFDGWSEHLNFTAWLAAMEDAGLTLEEYLRPRGLDEALPWDHIDVGVGRDYLLAEREKAVTGQATADCRGGKCGACGVCDFKEIRPRLTDEKLPAPVGPAAAPEGEERFKYRYRLEKTGPARFLGHLEMMTQLARAFRRSGAPLAHSRGFHPQAQVKACSALPLGVESLVEVIEITTLRPIDPVALAERVNQTMPQGMRLADGRAARPGDNLAEPDLVGYQIDPPRPLDPARLSAFAQAPEFFYARITPKGRRDIDFKATIRKLELDENRLLLEVGRQGGRPKPAEVLEAVFGLEKNLACRARALKTLAKWGDN; encoded by the coding sequence GTGCAACGCGATCAAATCATCAGCGCCGTGGAAAAGCCTGGCCGCTATACCGGCGGCGAGGCCTTCAGCGTGATCAAGGACCACGGTCAAGTAAAGTTGACCATGGCCCTGGCCTTTCCCGAGGTCTATGAAATCGCCATGAGCCATCAGGGGCTCAAGGTGCTCTACGACCAGCTGGCCGGCCGGCCCGACGTGGCCGCCGAGCGGGTCTTTTGCCCCTGGACCGACCTGATGGACCTGCTGGAGCAAACCGGCCAGGCCCCCTGGTCGCTGGAAAGCGGCGCGGCCCTGGGCTCGTTCGACGTGATCGGCTTTTCGTTGCAATACGAGCTGACCTACGCCAACCTGCTGCACATGCTGCGCCTGGCCGGCGTGCCCCTGCGCCGCGACCGACGCGGGCCAGAGCACCCGTTGGTCATCGCCGGCGGGCCCTGCGCGGTCAACCCCGAACCGCTGGCCGACTTTCTCGACATCGTGGCCGTGGGCGACGGCGAGCGGCTGATCCACCAGATCTGCGACCTTGTCATCGCCGCCAAGGAGCAAAGCTGGCCGCGCCAAGAGCTTTATCGCCGGGCCGCCGCCATCGAGGGCCTCTATGTCCCGGCCCTTTACGAACCCATATATCAAGACGGCCGCCTCGTGACGGTGCGCGCCGTCGACGCCGCCGCGCCGGCCAGGGTCAAGCGGCGCATCGAGCCCGACCTGGGCGCCTTCGCCCCGCCCCAGCGGCCCGTCCTGCCGGCGGTCAAGCCCGTGCACGACCGCCTGGGCGTGGAGATCGCCCGCGGCTGCACCAGGGGTTGCCGCTTCTGCCAGGCCGGGTTCATCTATCGGCCGGTGCGCGAGCGCCCGCTGGGGCAAGCCTTGAATGCGGCCCTGGAGGGCCTGGCCTGCACGGGCATGGAGGAACTGGCCCTTTTGTCGCTGTCGGCCGGCGATTACAGCGCCATCGAGCCGCTGGCCCGGGCGCTGATGGACGCCTGCGAGCCGCTGAAGGTTAGCCTGAGCCTGCCGTCGCTGCGCGTCGATTCGCTGAGCCAGGAGCTCATCGCCCAGATCAAGCGCGTGCGCAAGACCGGCTTCACCCTGGCCCCCGAGGCCGGTAGCGAGCACATGCGCCGGCGCATCAACAAAGACCTGACCGAGGAGCAGATCCTGGACACGGCCCGCCTGGTTTATGGCCTGGGCTGGAACCTGATCAAGCTCTATTTCATGATCGGCCTGCCCGGCGAAAGCGATTCCGACGTGGAGGCCATCGGCCAGTTGGCCCGCCAAGTGGCCCAACAGGCCCTGGCCGCCGGCCGCGGCCGGGGCAAAAAACCCCTGGTCCACGCCAGCATCGGCATCTTCGTGCCCAAGCCCCACACGCCCTTCCAGTGGGAGGGCCAGCTCGATCTGGCCCAGGCCGAACAACGCCTGCGCCTGGCCAAGGCCAGCCTGGGCGACAGCCGTCTGCGCGCCAAGTGGAACGACGCGCGCCTTTCGGTGCTGGAGGGCGTGTTGGCCCGAGGCGACCGCCGGCTTTCGCGGGTGCTGGAGCTTGTCGTGGCGGCCGGCTGCCGCTTCGATGGCTGGAGCGAGCATCTGAACTTCACGGCCTGGCTGGCGGCCATGGAGGACGCCGGCCTGACGCTGGAGGAATACCTGCGGCCCAGGGGCCTGGACGAGGCCCTGCCCTGGGATCACATCGACGTGGGCGTGGGCCGCGACTATCTGCTGGCCGAGCGGGAAAAGGCCGTCACCGGCCAGGCCACGGCCGATTGTCGCGGCGGCAAGTGCGGGGCCTGCGGGGTCTGCGACTTCAAGGAAATTCGCCCCCGCCTGACCGACGAAAAGCTGCCCGCGCCGGTCGGCCCCGCCGCCGCGCCCGAGGGCGAGGAGCGCTTCAAATATCGCTATCGCCTGGAAAAAACCGGCCCGGCCCGTTTTCTGGGCCATCTGGAGATGATGACCCAACTGGCCCGGGCCTTCCGTCGGTCCGGCGCGCCCCTGGCCCATTCGCGGGGCTTTCACCCCCAGGCCCAGGTCAAGGCCTGCTCGGCCCTGCCCCTGGGCGTGGAAAGCTTGGTGGAGGTCATCGAGATCACCACCTTGCGGCCCATCGACCCCGTGGCCCTGGCCGAGCGGGTCAACCAAACCATGCCCCAGGGCATGCGCCTGGCTGACGGCCGCGCCGCCCGCCCCGGCGACAATCTGGCCGAGCCCGATCTGGTGGGCTACCAGATCGACCCGCCCCGGCCGCTGGATCCGGCCCGCCTGAGCGCCTTCGCCCAGGCCCCGGAGTTCTTTTACGCCCGAATTACACCCAAGGGACGCCGGGATATTGATTTCAAGGCCACCATCCGTAAACTTGAGCTGGACGAAAACCGCCTGCTCCTGGAGGTGGGCCGTCAGGGTGGCCGGCCCAAACCGGCCGAGGTGTTGGAGGCCGTCTTCGGCCTGGAAAAAAACCTGGCCTGTCGGGCCAGGGCGCTGAAAACCCTAGCCAAGTGGGGAGACAACTAA
- a CDS encoding MBL fold/beta-CASP domain-containing RNA metallo-hydrolase — protein MQITCLGATRTVTGSSFLVELDDQTCFLVDCGLFQGGRQIEQRNWDISDHRPQDIKAIYITHAHIDHSGLVPRLTRQGYNGPIYATKATSELLKILWLDSAHIQQMEAQWQSRKNKRVGRKDIEPLYETVDAEAAIALIRPVEMNAPLELIPGVTSTFVSAGHILGAASLHLSLQAADGAHNVGFSGDVGRQKQLIVPDPEIMPRVDTLFMETTYGQRLHKSIADSEKELMDVITQAFKEGGRVVIPSFAVERTQELIYVMAQAYRDGKWPGEMPVYLDSPLAIKATQIFRDHPEFFDDETKAILDSGQRPLNFPFLTPTPSTQESQAINDKKGPMVIIAGNGMSTAGRIKHHLKHNLWRSDCHVVIVGFQAQGSTGRQLVDGADTVKIFREDVEVRAKIHTIGGFSAHADQAELLTWLEPQIHDGLCVNLIHGEELQSLGFAKVAQKRFPNAHFHVPKWKEVIRVTPFAEVAPLPVEEFPEPAARLAMPQRRAMVAEVRQLRDRLDEVMLEILTGERDLDQRQIEALRQVVEGAEAALAQWEAA, from the coding sequence ATGCAGATTACTTGCCTCGGCGCGACGCGCACCGTCACCGGTTCGTCATTTCTGGTCGAACTGGACGATCAGACGTGCTTTCTGGTCGATTGCGGACTTTTCCAGGGCGGCCGCCAGATAGAACAACGCAACTGGGACATCAGCGACCATCGGCCCCAGGACATCAAGGCCATCTACATCACCCACGCCCACATCGATCACTCGGGCCTGGTTCCCCGCCTGACCCGCCAAGGTTACAACGGCCCCATCTACGCCACCAAGGCCACCAGCGAGCTGCTCAAGATCCTCTGGCTGGACTCGGCCCACATCCAGCAGATGGAGGCCCAGTGGCAATCGCGCAAAAACAAGCGCGTCGGCCGCAAGGACATCGAGCCGCTCTACGAAACCGTCGACGCCGAGGCGGCCATCGCCCTGATCCGCCCCGTGGAGATGAACGCGCCCCTGGAGCTGATTCCCGGCGTGACCAGCACCTTTGTCTCGGCTGGCCACATCCTGGGCGCGGCCAGCCTGCATCTGTCGCTCCAGGCCGCCGACGGCGCGCACAACGTGGGCTTTTCCGGCGACGTGGGCCGCCAAAAACAGCTCATCGTGCCCGACCCCGAGATCATGCCCCGGGTCGACACGCTCTTCATGGAGACCACCTACGGCCAGCGTCTGCACAAATCCATCGCCGACAGCGAAAAAGAACTCATGGACGTCATCACCCAGGCCTTCAAAGAGGGCGGCCGGGTGGTGATCCCCTCCTTCGCCGTCGAGCGGACCCAAGAGCTGATCTACGTCATGGCCCAGGCCTACCGCGACGGCAAATGGCCCGGCGAAATGCCGGTTTATCTCGACTCGCCCCTGGCCATCAAGGCCACCCAGATCTTCCGCGACCACCCCGAGTTTTTTGACGACGAGACCAAGGCCATCCTGGACAGCGGCCAGCGCCCGCTCAACTTCCCCTTTCTCACGCCCACGCCCAGCACCCAGGAAAGCCAGGCCATCAACGACAAAAAAGGGCCCATGGTCATCATCGCCGGCAACGGCATGAGCACCGCCGGCCGCATCAAGCACCACCTCAAGCACAACCTGTGGCGCAGCGATTGCCACGTGGTCATCGTCGGCTTCCAGGCCCAGGGCTCAACCGGCCGCCAGTTGGTCGACGGGGCCGACACGGTCAAGATCTTCCGCGAGGACGTGGAGGTGCGCGCCAAAATCCACACCATCGGCGGTTTTTCGGCCCACGCCGATCAGGCCGAGTTGCTGACCTGGCTGGAGCCCCAGATCCACGACGGCCTGTGCGTCAACTTGATCCACGGCGAGGAGCTGCAATCGCTGGGTTTCGCCAAGGTGGCGCAAAAGCGCTTTCCCAACGCCCACTTCCACGTGCCAAAGTGGAAAGAGGTTATCCGCGTCACGCCCTTTGCCGAGGTCGCGCCGCTGCCCGTCGAGGAGTTCCCCGAGCCCGCGGCGCGCCTGGCCATGCCCCAGCGCCGGGCCATGGTCGCCGAGGTGCGCCAGTTGCGCGACCGCCTCGACGAGGTCATGCTCGAAATCCTCACCGGCGAGCGCGACCTGGATCAGCGGCAAATCGAGGCCCTGCGCCAGGTCGTCGAAGGGGCCGAGGCGGCCCTGGCCCAGTGGGAGGCCGCCTGA
- a CDS encoding acyl-CoA dehydrogenase family protein — MDFQLSMEQDILRKSVRDFAEKEIAPQAQRLDADEEFSMETFRAMGELGLFGMIVDEAYGGQGMDYISYIIAVEEIARIDGSHAATVAAGNSLGIGPIFYYGSEEQKHKYLPELCAGRALWGFGLTEPNAGSDAGGARTTAVLDGDSWLINGSKIFITNASTPASLGVTVMARTGVFPDGRPELSCILVENGTPGFEARPMHGKMMWRASNTSELYFEDCRVPATNILGQRGKGFHQMLATLDAGRLSIGAMGVGGAQGAYELALKYAKQREQFGRPIAAFQVNAFKLADMAMEIEAARLLLYKACWQKDNHQSFSKLAAMAKLYASEVMGRVATEAVQLHGGYGLMREYDVERFFRDQKLLTIGEGTSEVQRLVIARLIGAI, encoded by the coding sequence ATGGATTTTCAGCTATCCATGGAGCAAGACATTCTGCGCAAGAGCGTGCGCGATTTCGCCGAAAAGGAAATTGCGCCCCAGGCCCAACGGCTCGACGCCGACGAAGAATTCAGCATGGAAACCTTCCGGGCCATGGGCGAGCTGGGATTGTTTGGCATGATCGTCGACGAGGCCTACGGCGGTCAGGGCATGGACTACATTTCTTACATCATCGCCGTGGAGGAAATCGCTCGGATCGACGGCTCCCACGCGGCCACGGTGGCGGCGGGCAATTCGCTGGGCATCGGGCCGATTTTCTATTATGGCTCCGAGGAGCAAAAGCATAAATATCTGCCAGAGTTGTGCGCTGGCCGCGCCCTGTGGGGCTTTGGCCTGACCGAGCCCAACGCCGGCTCCGACGCCGGCGGCGCGCGCACCACGGCCGTGCTGGACGGCGATAGCTGGCTGATCAACGGCTCCAAGATATTCATCACCAACGCCTCGACCCCGGCCTCGCTGGGCGTGACGGTGATGGCCCGCACGGGGGTTTTCCCCGACGGCCGGCCCGAACTGAGCTGCATTCTGGTCGAAAACGGCACGCCCGGTTTCGAGGCCAGGCCCATGCACGGCAAGATGATGTGGCGGGCCTCCAACACCTCCGAGCTTTATTTTGAGGACTGCCGCGTGCCGGCCACCAACATCCTGGGCCAGCGGGGCAAGGGTTTTCACCAGATGCTGGCCACCCTGGACGCGGGACGGCTGTCGATCGGGGCCATGGGCGTGGGCGGGGCCCAGGGGGCCTACGAGCTGGCCCTAAAGTACGCCAAGCAGCGTGAGCAGTTTGGCCGGCCCATCGCCGCCTTCCAGGTCAACGCCTTCAAGCTGGCCGACATGGCCATGGAGATCGAGGCCGCCCGGCTGCTGCTCTACAAGGCCTGTTGGCAAAAGGACAACCATCAGTCGTTCAGCAAGCTGGCGGCCATGGCCAAGCTCTATGCCTCGGAGGTGATGGGCCGGGTGGCCACCGAGGCGGTGCAGTTGCATGGCGGCTATGGCCTGATGCGCGAATACGACGTGGAGCGCTTTTTCCGCGATCAAAAGCTCTTGACCATCGGCGAGGGCACCAGCGAGGTGCAACGCCTGGTCATCGCCCGGCTCATCGGGGCCATCTGA
- a CDS encoding LOG family protein — MKERGENQYVVDALSAKESWRMFRIMSEFVDGIDTLGEIPKGVSVFGSARSKPGTPEYRQAEEMGRLLVEAGFSVITGGGGGVMEAANKGASEAGGHSVGLNIELPFEQKPNPYANVRLDFRYFFVRKVMFVKHSVAYVVMPGGFGTLDELAEALTLIQTHRIRPFPVFLMGSQYWGGLVQWMDTVLKGHGMISPEDMDLLHVVDSPAAVIRQISQMVIL, encoded by the coding sequence ATGAAAGAGCGCGGTGAAAATCAATACGTTGTCGATGCGCTGTCGGCCAAGGAGTCGTGGCGCATGTTTCGGATCATGAGCGAGTTCGTCGACGGCATCGACACCCTGGGCGAAATACCCAAGGGCGTCAGCGTCTTCGGCTCGGCGCGCTCCAAGCCCGGCACGCCCGAATACAGGCAGGCCGAGGAGATGGGCCGGCTGCTGGTCGAGGCCGGCTTTTCGGTGATCACCGGCGGCGGCGGCGGGGTGATGGAGGCGGCCAACAAGGGCGCATCCGAGGCCGGCGGCCACTCGGTGGGCCTCAACATCGAGCTGCCCTTCGAGCAAAAACCCAACCCGTACGCCAACGTGCGCCTGGATTTCCGCTACTTTTTCGTGCGTAAGGTCATGTTTGTCAAGCACTCGGTGGCCTACGTGGTCATGCCCGGCGGTTTTGGCACCCTCGACGAGTTGGCCGAGGCCCTGACCCTGATCCAGACCCATCGTATCCGGCCCTTCCCGGTGTTTTTGATGGGCAGCCAATACTGGGGCGGACTGGTGCAGTGGATGGACACCGTGCTCAAGGGCCACGGCATGATCAGCCCCGAGGACATGGACCTGCTGCACGTGGTGGATTCGCCGGCGGCGGTTATCCGCCAGATCTCCCAGATGGTCATTTTGTGA
- a CDS encoding Rne/Rng family ribonuclease: MSATLLINARSYETRVALLENGHCVEVYTERHKHGSLAGNIYLGRVARVLPGMQAAFVDIGLPKAAFLYVGDVRPDVSFDEYLAPGAYPDEPEDVAQGGVAAEQGQVRIEQMLQQGQELMVQVAKEPLGSKGARITTHITLPGHNLVLMPTLNHIGVSRRIADEDERNRLRQIIEQMAPGGYGFIARTASENQEPDKLRAEMDFLVSLWESILLRRGRAMVPNMLHRDLSVSLRAVRDLCTREVDHMIIDCEQEYYEVVEFVSTFLPRLVPCVEFYRGREPIFDAYGVEHELTRALGRKVWLKSGGYVVIEKTEALTTIDVNTGRYVGGHNLEETILKTNLEAVKEIACQIRLRDLGGLIVIDFIDMEKEANRLRVVESLKDALRGDRSKTNVLAMSPLGLVEMTRKRVRQSLGESLTEPCAYCHGSGKIKDASTVCYELFRELERELPHLEAAVVHVAVHPSVAEMMLQEERYVLEELESNYGVTIQVEADLTLHREHYAIRAE; this comes from the coding sequence GTGTCCGCCACGCTGCTCATCAACGCCCGGTCGTACGAAACCCGCGTGGCGCTTTTGGAAAACGGCCACTGCGTGGAGGTCTACACCGAACGGCACAAACACGGCTCGTTGGCCGGCAATATTTATCTGGGCCGCGTGGCCCGGGTCTTGCCCGGCATGCAAGCGGCCTTTGTCGATATCGGCCTGCCCAAGGCCGCCTTTCTCTATGTGGGCGACGTGCGCCCCGACGTCAGCTTCGACGAATACCTGGCCCCCGGCGCCTATCCCGACGAGCCCGAAGACGTGGCCCAGGGCGGAGTCGCCGCCGAACAGGGCCAGGTGCGCATCGAGCAGATGCTCCAGCAGGGTCAGGAGCTGATGGTCCAAGTGGCCAAGGAGCCCCTGGGCAGCAAGGGCGCGCGCATCACCACCCACATCACCCTGCCCGGCCACAACCTGGTGCTGATGCCCACGCTCAACCACATCGGCGTCAGCCGACGCATCGCCGACGAGGATGAGCGCAATCGCCTGCGTCAGATCATCGAACAGATGGCCCCCGGCGGCTACGGCTTCATCGCCCGCACGGCCAGCGAAAACCAAGAGCCCGACAAGCTGCGCGCCGAGATGGATTTTCTGGTCTCGCTGTGGGAGTCGATCCTGCTGCGCCGGGGCCGGGCCATGGTGCCCAACATGCTCCACCGCGACCTTTCGGTGAGCTTGCGGGCGGTGCGCGACCTCTGCACCCGCGAGGTCGATCACATGATCATCGACTGCGAGCAAGAGTATTACGAAGTGGTGGAGTTCGTCTCCACCTTCTTGCCCCGGCTGGTGCCCTGCGTGGAGTTTTATCGCGGCCGCGAGCCCATTTTCGACGCTTATGGCGTCGAGCACGAACTGACCCGGGCCCTGGGCCGCAAGGTCTGGCTGAAATCGGGCGGCTACGTGGTCATCGAAAAGACCGAGGCCCTGACCACCATCGACGTCAACACCGGGCGCTACGTGGGCGGCCACAACCTGGAGGAAACCATCCTCAAGACCAACCTGGAGGCGGTCAAGGAGATCGCCTGCCAGATCCGCCTGCGCGACCTGGGCGGATTGATCGTCATCGATTTCATTGACATGGAAAAAGAGGCCAACCGTCTGCGCGTGGTGGAATCCCTGAAGGACGCCCTGCGCGGCGACCGCTCGAAGACCAACGTGCTGGCCATGAGCCCGCTGGGCCTGGTGGAGATGACCCGCAAGCGGGTGCGCCAATCGCTGGGCGAAAGCCTGACGGAGCCTTGCGCCTATTGCCACGGTTCGGGCAAGATCAAGGACGCCAGCACCGTCTGTTACGAGCTTTTCCGCGAGCTGGAGCGCGAGTTGCCCCACCTGGAGGCGGCCGTGGTCCACGTGGCCGTGCACCCTAGCGTGGCCGAGATGATGCTGCAAGAAGAACGCTACGTGCTGGAGGAGCTGGAATCCAATTATGGCGTGACCATCCAGGTGGAGGCCGACCTGACCCTGCACCGCGAGCACTACGCCATCCGCGCCGAATAA